In a genomic window of Helianthus annuus cultivar XRQ/B chromosome 10, HanXRQr2.0-SUNRISE, whole genome shotgun sequence:
- the LOC110880879 gene encoding uncharacterized protein LOC110880879, producing the protein MGHQMRTAQEQGLVSPEKHEFTYAVKLDFKNTNNEAEYEAFLAGLRLAIKMGAQNLQARVDSLLIASQINGIYDAEGEVMAQYLDQAKELLQRFKSYKVVHINRSENKPADTLRKLASTAFQHLAKDVRIEVLNNPSVLLRQLNVIEVGQPSWMTPIIQYLQEGILSESKAEARKIQNKALHYEMNGGILYRKSFLGPLLRCVDPQDANYLIREIHEGICGIHVGPRMVVAKIMNAGYYWPGMHVDALRELRKCDSCQRHSPKTLRPKNDLIPWVEAKALASTTAKMVRKFIWEHIICRFGLPLKIVTDNGTNFALQDLQNWMKEMKIEHTFSSVAHPQGNGQVESVNESIIEGIKARLGTKRRGWVDELPSILWAH; encoded by the exons ATGGGGCATCAAATGAGGACGGCGCAGGAGCAGGGCCTAGTGAGCCCCGAGAAGCATGAATTTACATACGCCGTCAAGCTGGACTTCAAGAACaccaacaatgaggcagaatatgaagcattTCTGGCAGGCTTGCGCCTCGCCATAAAAATGGGAGCTCAAAATCTACAAGCGCGTGTCGACTCGCTTCTGATCGCCAGTCAAATCAATGGAATTTATGATGCAGAGGGCGAGGTCATGGCCCAGTATTTGGATCAAGCGAAAGAGTTACTTCAACGCTTCAAATCATACAAGGTAGTTCACATCAATCGCTCTGAAAACAAACCAGCAGACACCTTGAGAAAGCTCGCTTCAACGGCCTTTCAACATCTAGCCAAAGATGTAAGGATTGAAGTACTCAATAATCCATCAGTCCTGCTGCGCCAGTTAAATGTGATCGAAGTAGGGCAGCCATCTTGGATGACCCCTATAATTCAATATCTGCAAGAAGGAATACTCTCGGAGAGCAAAGCAGAGGCAAGGAAGATTCAGAACAAGGCCCTGCATTATGAAATGAATGGTGGTATTTTATACCGAAAGTCCTTCTTGGGGCCCTTAttgcgctgtgtggacccccaagACGCAAATTACTTGATTAGAGAGATTCACGAAGGGATCTGTGGCATCCATGTAGGACCACgcatggttgtcgcgaagattATGAACGCTGGTTATtactggccagggatgcatgtcgACGCTCTAAGGGAGTTGCGCAAATGTGATTCATGCCAAAGACACTCCCCGAAAACCCTGCGCCCGAAAAACGATCTCATTCCT tgggtggaggccaaagctctcgcctcaaccactgcaaAGATGGTGCGCAAGTTTATCTGGGAGCACATCATTTGCAGATTTGGTCTCCCACTCAAAATCGTCACAGATAATGGTACCAATTTTGCTTTACAGGATCTCCAAAATTGGATGAAAGAAATGAAGATTGAGCACACTTTCTCCTCCGTTGCGCATCCTCAAGGCAATGGTCAGGTGGAAAGTGTCAACGAAAGTATCATCGAGGGGATAAAAGCCCGACTGGGCACAAAGAGAAGAGGttgggtagatgagctcccaagcatcctgTGGGCTCACTGA